Proteins encoded by one window of Bubalus bubalis isolate 160015118507 breed Murrah chromosome 4, NDDB_SH_1, whole genome shotgun sequence:
- the OGDHL gene encoding 2-oxoglutarate dehydrogenase-like, mitochondrial isoform X3, with translation MINSTEWSWDSFFRKASEEASYILAQPQPLSVVSEKRLAASSRTKTSKLVEDHLAVQSLIRAYQIRGHHVAQLDPLGILDADLDSFVPSDLITTIDKLAFYNLREADLDKEFQLPTTTFIGGSENTLSLREIIRRLESTYCQHIGLEFMFINDVEQCQWIRQKFETPGVMQFSSEEKRTLLARLVRSMRFEDFLARKWSSEKRFGLEGCEVMIPALKTIIDKSSEMGIENVILGMPHRGRLNVLANVIRKDLEQIFCQFDPKLEAADEGSGDVKYHLGMYHERINRVTNRNITLSLVANPSHLEAVDPVVQGKTKAEQFYRGDAQGKKVMSILVHGDAAFAGQGVVYETFHLSDLPSYTTNGTVHVVVNNQIGFTTDPRMARSSPYPTDVARVVNAPIFHVNADDPEAVIYVCSVAAEWRNTFNKDVVVDLVCYRRRGHNEMDEPMFTQPLMYKQIHRQVPVLKKYADKLIAEGTVTLQEFEEEIAKYDRICEEAYGRSKDKKILHIKHWLDSPWPGFFNMDGEPKSMTCPATGVPEDTLTHIGEVASSVPLEDFKIHVGLSRILRGRADMTRKRTVDWALAEYMAFGSLLKEGIHVRLSGQDVERGTFSHRHHVLHDQDVDRRTCVPMNHLWPDQAPYTVCNSSLSEYGVLGFELGYAMASPNALVLWEAQFGDFHNTAQCIIDQFISTGQAKWVRHNGIVLLLPHGMEGMGPEHSSARPERFLQMSNDDSDAYPAFTQDFEVRQLYDCNWIVVNCSTPASYFHVLRRQILLPFRKPLIIFTPKSLLRHPEAKSSFDQMVSGTSFQRVIPEDGAAARAPGQVRRLIFCTGKVFYDLVKERSSQGLDELVAITRLEQISPFPFDLIKREAEKYPGVELVWCQEEHKNMGYYDYISPRFMTILGRARPIWYVGRDPAAAPATGNRNTHLVSLKKFLDTAFNLQAFEGKTF, from the exons ATGATAAACTCAACTGAGTGG TCCTGGGACAGCTTCTTCCGGAAAGCCAGTGAGGAAGCCTCTTACATCCTGGCTCAGCCCCAGCCCCTTTCTGTCGTCTCTGAAAAGAGACTGGCAGCATCCAGCCGGACCAAGACCAGTAAACTGGTGGAAGACCACCTGGCTGTGCAGTCCCTGATCCGGGCCTACCAG ATCCGGGGCCACCATGTGGCCCAGCTGGACCCCCTGGGCATTCTGGATGCGGACCTGGACTCCTTCGTGCCCTCAGACTTAATCACCACCATCGATAAACTGG CCTTCTACAACCTGAGGGAGGCTGACCTGGATAAGGAGTTCCAGCTGCCCACAACCACTTTTATTGGAGGCTCCGAAAACACCCTTTCTCTACGGGAGATCATAAGGCGCCTGGAG AGCACATACTGCCAGCACATTGGTCTGGAGTTCATGTTCATCAATGATGTGGAGCAGTGCCAGTGGATCCGGCAGAAGTTCGAGACCCCGGGCGTGATGCAGTTCTCCAGCGAGGAGAAGCGGACCCTGCTGGCCCGGCTAGTGCGCTCCATGAG GTTTGAAGACTTCCTGGCCAGGAAGTGGTCTTCAGAGAAGCGGTTTGGCCTGGAGGGCTGTGAGGTCATGATTCCGGCCCTGAAGACTATCATCGACAAATCCAGTGAGATGGGGATCGAGAACGTCATCCTGGGGATGCCCCACAG GGGCAGGCTGAATGTGCTGGCCAACGTTATTCGCAAGGACCTGGAGCAGATCTTCTGCCAGTTTGATCCCAAGCTGGAGGCGGCGGACGAG GGTTCTGGAGATGTCAAATATCACCTCGGCATGTACCACGAGCGGATCAATCGTGTCACGAACAGGAACATCACTCTGTCGCTCGTGGCCAACCCCTCCCACCTGGAAGCTGTGGACCCCGTGGTGCAGGGGAAGACGAAGGCGGAGCAGTTCTACCGCGGGGACGCCCAGGGCAAGAAG GTCATGTCCATCCTGGTCCACGGGGACGCTGCCTTTGCTGGCCAGGGCGTGGTCTATGAGACCTTCCACCTGAGCGATCTGCCCTCTTACACCACCAACGGTACCGTGCACGTTGTCGTCAACAACCAG ATTGGCTTCACCACGGACCCCCGGATGGCCCGCTCCTCTCCGTACCCCACCGACGTGGCCCGCGTGGTCAATGCACCCATCTTCCACGTGAATGCAGATGACCCAGAGGCTGTGATATACGTGTGCAGCGTGGCAGCTGAGTGGAGGAACACCTTCAATAAAGACGTCGTGGTAGACCTG GTCTGTTATCGCCGGCGTGGCCACAACGAGATGGACGAGCCCATGTTCACGCAGCCTCTCATGTATAAGCAGATCCACAGACAGGTGCCTGTGCTGAAGAAGTACGCGGACAAGCTCATCGCTGAGGGCACGGTCACCCTGCAGGAGTTTGAG GAAGAAATCGCCAAATATGATCGGATCTGTGAGGAGGCGTATGGCAGGTCCAAGGATAAAAAAATCCTGCATATAAAGCACTGGCTGGACTCTCCCTGGCCTG GCTTCTTCAACATGGATGGGGAGCCCAAGAGCATGACGTGCCCAGCCACAGGTGTTCCTGAGGACACGCTGACCCACATTGGTGAAGTGGCCAGCTCTGTGCCCCTGGAGGACTTTAAGATCCACGTGG GCCTCTCTCGAATCCTGCGGGGCCGTGCAGACATGACCAGGAAGAGGACGGTGGACTGGGCGCTGGCAGAGTACATGGCCTTCGGCTCCCTGCTCAAGGAGGGCATCCACGTGCGGCTCAGTGGGCAGGACGTGGAGAGGGGCACGTTCAG CCACAGGCACCACGTTCTCCATGATCAGGACGTCGACCGGAGGACGTGTGTCCCGATGAACCACCTGTGGCCTGACCAGGCCCCCTATACCGTGTGTAACAGCTCCCTCTCGGAGTACGGAGTCCTGG GTTTCGAGCTGGGCTACGCCATGGCCAGCCCCAACGCCTTGGTCCTCTGGGAGGCTCAGTTTGGTGACTTCCACAACACGGCCCAGTGCATCATCGACCAGTTCATCAGCACGGGCCAGGCCAAGTGGGTGCGACACAATGGCATCGTGCTGCTGCTGCCCCATGGCATGGAGGGCATG GGCCCAGAGCACTCTTCAGCCAGGCCTGAGAGGTTCCTGCAGATGAGCAATGACGACTCAGATGCCTACCCT GCATTCACGCAGGACTTTGAGGTGAGACAGCTCTACGACTGCAACTGGATCGTGGTTAACTGCTCCACGCCGGCCAGTTACTTCCACGTGCTGCGCCGGCAGATCCTGCTGCCCTTCCGCAAGCCG CTGATCATCTTCACACCCAAATCTCTGCTGAGGCACCCAGAGGCCAAGTCCAGCTTTGACCAGATGGTATCTG GAACCAGTTTCCAGCGGGTGATTCCTGAGGATGGGGCTGCGGCGCGGGCTCCTGGGCAGGTGCGGCGGCTCATCTTCTGCACGGGCAAGGTGTTCTATGACCTGGTGAAGGAGCGGAGCAGCCAGGGCCTGGACGAGCTCGTGGCCATCACACGCCTGGAGCAG ATCTCTCCGTTTCCTTTCGACCTGATCAAGCGAGAGGCAGAAAAGTACCCGGGCGTGGAGCTGGTGTGGTGTCAGGAGGAGCACAAGAACATGGGCTACTATGACTACATCAGCCCACGCTTCATGACCATCCTGGGCCGGGCGCGGCCCATATG gtATGTTGGCCGAGACCCAGCGGCTGCACCAGCCACAGGGAACAGGAACACTCATCTGGTGTCTCTGAAGAAGTTTCTGGATACTGCCTTCAATCTCCAGGCCTTTGAAGGCAAAACATTTTAG
- the OGDHL gene encoding 2-oxoglutarate dehydrogenase-like, mitochondrial isoform X1, translating into MGSSLPGPGSFPVWAFSTADSASGAGLGGASSNTSRRVESPRRSAHVAASRDPGNWYLALRIICSQPPDPQPLDRAAAPTPIGRSWDSFFRKASEEASYILAQPQPLSVVSEKRLAASSRTKTSKLVEDHLAVQSLIRAYQIRGHHVAQLDPLGILDADLDSFVPSDLITTIDKLAFYNLREADLDKEFQLPTTTFIGGSENTLSLREIIRRLESTYCQHIGLEFMFINDVEQCQWIRQKFETPGVMQFSSEEKRTLLARLVRSMRFEDFLARKWSSEKRFGLEGCEVMIPALKTIIDKSSEMGIENVILGMPHRGRLNVLANVIRKDLEQIFCQFDPKLEAADEGSGDVKYHLGMYHERINRVTNRNITLSLVANPSHLEAVDPVVQGKTKAEQFYRGDAQGKKVMSILVHGDAAFAGQGVVYETFHLSDLPSYTTNGTVHVVVNNQIGFTTDPRMARSSPYPTDVARVVNAPIFHVNADDPEAVIYVCSVAAEWRNTFNKDVVVDLVCYRRRGHNEMDEPMFTQPLMYKQIHRQVPVLKKYADKLIAEGTVTLQEFEEEIAKYDRICEEAYGRSKDKKILHIKHWLDSPWPGFFNMDGEPKSMTCPATGVPEDTLTHIGEVASSVPLEDFKIHVGLSRILRGRADMTRKRTVDWALAEYMAFGSLLKEGIHVRLSGQDVERGTFSHRHHVLHDQDVDRRTCVPMNHLWPDQAPYTVCNSSLSEYGVLGFELGYAMASPNALVLWEAQFGDFHNTAQCIIDQFISTGQAKWVRHNGIVLLLPHGMEGMGPEHSSARPERFLQMSNDDSDAYPAFTQDFEVRQLYDCNWIVVNCSTPASYFHVLRRQILLPFRKPLIIFTPKSLLRHPEAKSSFDQMVSGTSFQRVIPEDGAAARAPGQVRRLIFCTGKVFYDLVKERSSQGLDELVAITRLEQISPFPFDLIKREAEKYPGVELVWCQEEHKNMGYYDYISPRFMTILGRARPIWYVGRDPAAAPATGNRNTHLVSLKKFLDTAFNLQAFEGKTF; encoded by the exons ATGGGATCCTCTCTTCCTGGCCCCGGGAGCTTTCCTGTCTGGGCCTTCAGCACCGCGGACAGCGCCAGCGGGGCAGGGCTGGGCGGGGCGTCCTCAAATACGTCAAGACGCGTGGAGTCTCCCAGGCGCTCAGCCCACGTCGCGGCGTCTCGTGACCCAGGTAATTGGTACCTTGCGCTACGCATCATCTGCTCGCAGCCCCCTGACCCGCAGCCTCTGGATCGCGCTGCCGCGCCGACCCCCATCGGCCGG TCCTGGGACAGCTTCTTCCGGAAAGCCAGTGAGGAAGCCTCTTACATCCTGGCTCAGCCCCAGCCCCTTTCTGTCGTCTCTGAAAAGAGACTGGCAGCATCCAGCCGGACCAAGACCAGTAAACTGGTGGAAGACCACCTGGCTGTGCAGTCCCTGATCCGGGCCTACCAG ATCCGGGGCCACCATGTGGCCCAGCTGGACCCCCTGGGCATTCTGGATGCGGACCTGGACTCCTTCGTGCCCTCAGACTTAATCACCACCATCGATAAACTGG CCTTCTACAACCTGAGGGAGGCTGACCTGGATAAGGAGTTCCAGCTGCCCACAACCACTTTTATTGGAGGCTCCGAAAACACCCTTTCTCTACGGGAGATCATAAGGCGCCTGGAG AGCACATACTGCCAGCACATTGGTCTGGAGTTCATGTTCATCAATGATGTGGAGCAGTGCCAGTGGATCCGGCAGAAGTTCGAGACCCCGGGCGTGATGCAGTTCTCCAGCGAGGAGAAGCGGACCCTGCTGGCCCGGCTAGTGCGCTCCATGAG GTTTGAAGACTTCCTGGCCAGGAAGTGGTCTTCAGAGAAGCGGTTTGGCCTGGAGGGCTGTGAGGTCATGATTCCGGCCCTGAAGACTATCATCGACAAATCCAGTGAGATGGGGATCGAGAACGTCATCCTGGGGATGCCCCACAG GGGCAGGCTGAATGTGCTGGCCAACGTTATTCGCAAGGACCTGGAGCAGATCTTCTGCCAGTTTGATCCCAAGCTGGAGGCGGCGGACGAG GGTTCTGGAGATGTCAAATATCACCTCGGCATGTACCACGAGCGGATCAATCGTGTCACGAACAGGAACATCACTCTGTCGCTCGTGGCCAACCCCTCCCACCTGGAAGCTGTGGACCCCGTGGTGCAGGGGAAGACGAAGGCGGAGCAGTTCTACCGCGGGGACGCCCAGGGCAAGAAG GTCATGTCCATCCTGGTCCACGGGGACGCTGCCTTTGCTGGCCAGGGCGTGGTCTATGAGACCTTCCACCTGAGCGATCTGCCCTCTTACACCACCAACGGTACCGTGCACGTTGTCGTCAACAACCAG ATTGGCTTCACCACGGACCCCCGGATGGCCCGCTCCTCTCCGTACCCCACCGACGTGGCCCGCGTGGTCAATGCACCCATCTTCCACGTGAATGCAGATGACCCAGAGGCTGTGATATACGTGTGCAGCGTGGCAGCTGAGTGGAGGAACACCTTCAATAAAGACGTCGTGGTAGACCTG GTCTGTTATCGCCGGCGTGGCCACAACGAGATGGACGAGCCCATGTTCACGCAGCCTCTCATGTATAAGCAGATCCACAGACAGGTGCCTGTGCTGAAGAAGTACGCGGACAAGCTCATCGCTGAGGGCACGGTCACCCTGCAGGAGTTTGAG GAAGAAATCGCCAAATATGATCGGATCTGTGAGGAGGCGTATGGCAGGTCCAAGGATAAAAAAATCCTGCATATAAAGCACTGGCTGGACTCTCCCTGGCCTG GCTTCTTCAACATGGATGGGGAGCCCAAGAGCATGACGTGCCCAGCCACAGGTGTTCCTGAGGACACGCTGACCCACATTGGTGAAGTGGCCAGCTCTGTGCCCCTGGAGGACTTTAAGATCCACGTGG GCCTCTCTCGAATCCTGCGGGGCCGTGCAGACATGACCAGGAAGAGGACGGTGGACTGGGCGCTGGCAGAGTACATGGCCTTCGGCTCCCTGCTCAAGGAGGGCATCCACGTGCGGCTCAGTGGGCAGGACGTGGAGAGGGGCACGTTCAG CCACAGGCACCACGTTCTCCATGATCAGGACGTCGACCGGAGGACGTGTGTCCCGATGAACCACCTGTGGCCTGACCAGGCCCCCTATACCGTGTGTAACAGCTCCCTCTCGGAGTACGGAGTCCTGG GTTTCGAGCTGGGCTACGCCATGGCCAGCCCCAACGCCTTGGTCCTCTGGGAGGCTCAGTTTGGTGACTTCCACAACACGGCCCAGTGCATCATCGACCAGTTCATCAGCACGGGCCAGGCCAAGTGGGTGCGACACAATGGCATCGTGCTGCTGCTGCCCCATGGCATGGAGGGCATG GGCCCAGAGCACTCTTCAGCCAGGCCTGAGAGGTTCCTGCAGATGAGCAATGACGACTCAGATGCCTACCCT GCATTCACGCAGGACTTTGAGGTGAGACAGCTCTACGACTGCAACTGGATCGTGGTTAACTGCTCCACGCCGGCCAGTTACTTCCACGTGCTGCGCCGGCAGATCCTGCTGCCCTTCCGCAAGCCG CTGATCATCTTCACACCCAAATCTCTGCTGAGGCACCCAGAGGCCAAGTCCAGCTTTGACCAGATGGTATCTG GAACCAGTTTCCAGCGGGTGATTCCTGAGGATGGGGCTGCGGCGCGGGCTCCTGGGCAGGTGCGGCGGCTCATCTTCTGCACGGGCAAGGTGTTCTATGACCTGGTGAAGGAGCGGAGCAGCCAGGGCCTGGACGAGCTCGTGGCCATCACACGCCTGGAGCAG ATCTCTCCGTTTCCTTTCGACCTGATCAAGCGAGAGGCAGAAAAGTACCCGGGCGTGGAGCTGGTGTGGTGTCAGGAGGAGCACAAGAACATGGGCTACTATGACTACATCAGCCCACGCTTCATGACCATCCTGGGCCGGGCGCGGCCCATATG gtATGTTGGCCGAGACCCAGCGGCTGCACCAGCCACAGGGAACAGGAACACTCATCTGGTGTCTCTGAAGAAGTTTCTGGATACTGCCTTCAATCTCCAGGCCTTTGAAGGCAAAACATTTTAG
- the OGDHL gene encoding 2-oxoglutarate dehydrogenase-like, mitochondrial isoform X2: MSQLRLLPSRLGTQASRLLAPHGVQRFSWCSRSSGPPAPFTSSRAGGGSSYMEEMYFAWLENPQSVHKSWDSFFRKASEEASYILAQPQPLSVVSEKRLAASSRTKTSKLVEDHLAVQSLIRAYQIRGHHVAQLDPLGILDADLDSFVPSDLITTIDKLAFYNLREADLDKEFQLPTTTFIGGSENTLSLREIIRRLESTYCQHIGLEFMFINDVEQCQWIRQKFETPGVMQFSSEEKRTLLARLVRSMRFEDFLARKWSSEKRFGLEGCEVMIPALKTIIDKSSEMGIENVILGMPHRGRLNVLANVIRKDLEQIFCQFDPKLEAADEGSGDVKYHLGMYHERINRVTNRNITLSLVANPSHLEAVDPVVQGKTKAEQFYRGDAQGKKVMSILVHGDAAFAGQGVVYETFHLSDLPSYTTNGTVHVVVNNQIGFTTDPRMARSSPYPTDVARVVNAPIFHVNADDPEAVIYVCSVAAEWRNTFNKDVVVDLVCYRRRGHNEMDEPMFTQPLMYKQIHRQVPVLKKYADKLIAEGTVTLQEFEEEIAKYDRICEEAYGRSKDKKILHIKHWLDSPWPGFFNMDGEPKSMTCPATGVPEDTLTHIGEVASSVPLEDFKIHVGLSRILRGRADMTRKRTVDWALAEYMAFGSLLKEGIHVRLSGQDVERGTFSHRHHVLHDQDVDRRTCVPMNHLWPDQAPYTVCNSSLSEYGVLGFELGYAMASPNALVLWEAQFGDFHNTAQCIIDQFISTGQAKWVRHNGIVLLLPHGMEGMGPEHSSARPERFLQMSNDDSDAYPAFTQDFEVRQLYDCNWIVVNCSTPASYFHVLRRQILLPFRKPLIIFTPKSLLRHPEAKSSFDQMVSGTSFQRVIPEDGAAARAPGQVRRLIFCTGKVFYDLVKERSSQGLDELVAITRLEQISPFPFDLIKREAEKYPGVELVWCQEEHKNMGYYDYISPRFMTILGRARPIWYVGRDPAAAPATGNRNTHLVSLKKFLDTAFNLQAFEGKTF, translated from the exons ATGAGTCAGCTGAGGCTGCTGCCATCCCGGCTTGGGACACAGGCCTCAAGGCTCCTGGCCCCACATGGAGTCCAGAGGTTCAGCTGGTGCAGCAGGTCGTCTGGGCCACCAGCTCCCTTCACAAGCAGCAGAGCTGGAGGTGGTTCCAGTTATATGGAGGAGATGTACTTCGCCTGGTTGGAAAACCCCCAGAGTGTTCACAAG TCCTGGGACAGCTTCTTCCGGAAAGCCAGTGAGGAAGCCTCTTACATCCTGGCTCAGCCCCAGCCCCTTTCTGTCGTCTCTGAAAAGAGACTGGCAGCATCCAGCCGGACCAAGACCAGTAAACTGGTGGAAGACCACCTGGCTGTGCAGTCCCTGATCCGGGCCTACCAG ATCCGGGGCCACCATGTGGCCCAGCTGGACCCCCTGGGCATTCTGGATGCGGACCTGGACTCCTTCGTGCCCTCAGACTTAATCACCACCATCGATAAACTGG CCTTCTACAACCTGAGGGAGGCTGACCTGGATAAGGAGTTCCAGCTGCCCACAACCACTTTTATTGGAGGCTCCGAAAACACCCTTTCTCTACGGGAGATCATAAGGCGCCTGGAG AGCACATACTGCCAGCACATTGGTCTGGAGTTCATGTTCATCAATGATGTGGAGCAGTGCCAGTGGATCCGGCAGAAGTTCGAGACCCCGGGCGTGATGCAGTTCTCCAGCGAGGAGAAGCGGACCCTGCTGGCCCGGCTAGTGCGCTCCATGAG GTTTGAAGACTTCCTGGCCAGGAAGTGGTCTTCAGAGAAGCGGTTTGGCCTGGAGGGCTGTGAGGTCATGATTCCGGCCCTGAAGACTATCATCGACAAATCCAGTGAGATGGGGATCGAGAACGTCATCCTGGGGATGCCCCACAG GGGCAGGCTGAATGTGCTGGCCAACGTTATTCGCAAGGACCTGGAGCAGATCTTCTGCCAGTTTGATCCCAAGCTGGAGGCGGCGGACGAG GGTTCTGGAGATGTCAAATATCACCTCGGCATGTACCACGAGCGGATCAATCGTGTCACGAACAGGAACATCACTCTGTCGCTCGTGGCCAACCCCTCCCACCTGGAAGCTGTGGACCCCGTGGTGCAGGGGAAGACGAAGGCGGAGCAGTTCTACCGCGGGGACGCCCAGGGCAAGAAG GTCATGTCCATCCTGGTCCACGGGGACGCTGCCTTTGCTGGCCAGGGCGTGGTCTATGAGACCTTCCACCTGAGCGATCTGCCCTCTTACACCACCAACGGTACCGTGCACGTTGTCGTCAACAACCAG ATTGGCTTCACCACGGACCCCCGGATGGCCCGCTCCTCTCCGTACCCCACCGACGTGGCCCGCGTGGTCAATGCACCCATCTTCCACGTGAATGCAGATGACCCAGAGGCTGTGATATACGTGTGCAGCGTGGCAGCTGAGTGGAGGAACACCTTCAATAAAGACGTCGTGGTAGACCTG GTCTGTTATCGCCGGCGTGGCCACAACGAGATGGACGAGCCCATGTTCACGCAGCCTCTCATGTATAAGCAGATCCACAGACAGGTGCCTGTGCTGAAGAAGTACGCGGACAAGCTCATCGCTGAGGGCACGGTCACCCTGCAGGAGTTTGAG GAAGAAATCGCCAAATATGATCGGATCTGTGAGGAGGCGTATGGCAGGTCCAAGGATAAAAAAATCCTGCATATAAAGCACTGGCTGGACTCTCCCTGGCCTG GCTTCTTCAACATGGATGGGGAGCCCAAGAGCATGACGTGCCCAGCCACAGGTGTTCCTGAGGACACGCTGACCCACATTGGTGAAGTGGCCAGCTCTGTGCCCCTGGAGGACTTTAAGATCCACGTGG GCCTCTCTCGAATCCTGCGGGGCCGTGCAGACATGACCAGGAAGAGGACGGTGGACTGGGCGCTGGCAGAGTACATGGCCTTCGGCTCCCTGCTCAAGGAGGGCATCCACGTGCGGCTCAGTGGGCAGGACGTGGAGAGGGGCACGTTCAG CCACAGGCACCACGTTCTCCATGATCAGGACGTCGACCGGAGGACGTGTGTCCCGATGAACCACCTGTGGCCTGACCAGGCCCCCTATACCGTGTGTAACAGCTCCCTCTCGGAGTACGGAGTCCTGG GTTTCGAGCTGGGCTACGCCATGGCCAGCCCCAACGCCTTGGTCCTCTGGGAGGCTCAGTTTGGTGACTTCCACAACACGGCCCAGTGCATCATCGACCAGTTCATCAGCACGGGCCAGGCCAAGTGGGTGCGACACAATGGCATCGTGCTGCTGCTGCCCCATGGCATGGAGGGCATG GGCCCAGAGCACTCTTCAGCCAGGCCTGAGAGGTTCCTGCAGATGAGCAATGACGACTCAGATGCCTACCCT GCATTCACGCAGGACTTTGAGGTGAGACAGCTCTACGACTGCAACTGGATCGTGGTTAACTGCTCCACGCCGGCCAGTTACTTCCACGTGCTGCGCCGGCAGATCCTGCTGCCCTTCCGCAAGCCG CTGATCATCTTCACACCCAAATCTCTGCTGAGGCACCCAGAGGCCAAGTCCAGCTTTGACCAGATGGTATCTG GAACCAGTTTCCAGCGGGTGATTCCTGAGGATGGGGCTGCGGCGCGGGCTCCTGGGCAGGTGCGGCGGCTCATCTTCTGCACGGGCAAGGTGTTCTATGACCTGGTGAAGGAGCGGAGCAGCCAGGGCCTGGACGAGCTCGTGGCCATCACACGCCTGGAGCAG ATCTCTCCGTTTCCTTTCGACCTGATCAAGCGAGAGGCAGAAAAGTACCCGGGCGTGGAGCTGGTGTGGTGTCAGGAGGAGCACAAGAACATGGGCTACTATGACTACATCAGCCCACGCTTCATGACCATCCTGGGCCGGGCGCGGCCCATATG gtATGTTGGCCGAGACCCAGCGGCTGCACCAGCCACAGGGAACAGGAACACTCATCTGGTGTCTCTGAAGAAGTTTCTGGATACTGCCTTCAATCTCCAGGCCTTTGAAGGCAAAACATTTTAG